The genomic segment tcgattcaattgttacgtcatgcagaagtcattgttcattgccgaaaatgtagagaatataggacagatcgtaccacatatttcttgtagtaaaagcgtcttttccgtaaaacgtgcaacttttgaaAGTGGGAActaggcaatatttgttactaaatttttaaggaacattttaaaatcattttcaggtagttacctgatgtgcgctacgaaactcactttctaggcgtttaggataggataggatttacatatttatcccgggggagaggaaagcctataagacggcttatccatatggcgaaccacggcctctcgtccggttaccattccaagtcgggtatgggattagttttactgtattgtttgttttcggaagcatggacttggtggtagaggaagccgtaaccgaccagcggttacgtgaaccacctaacgacggcgaggagtccagcaatcttctcgcacataaccatccctgcatgggattcgaacctgcgaacccacgcagagtaattagaggtgcggtggcgagcgtattcctaacgcttagcccgttgagccacaccgccgcgcgtTTTTCAGGGCCGCGGCCTATCAGTAAAtgtgctattctaatagttgaatattcgaatatatgtccagccctactcagtaaccagtaattattgacgcGATCAATGTCATGTGAATAAAAtgactttttatgtttttttgtaaattctaacgCAAATCCTAACTTGGCTGATAtatcgcaaaaacgtttgcggcccgcagtgaatttctgactcgttgcggactcatttaaacgctctgcggactcatttgagaccgcggactcgggttgggaaacgctggccTAGGATaatgcagtaccggtaccggctAAGCAGATATACCGTACGGTACGGTGCCGGTAACTATATAGGCTGATAGCGATAGGTGTCTcttattcatcaattttttggGAGTGCCACACGATATTTTACACGGTTTCAGATTTCAATTGAATTAGTGTAACTGGGTCACTTCAACTCAGCTGATGTACGGTACCGCTACCATAGATATTACACTAGAATTTAGGCTACCACTTGCAGACTTCAGGACTTGGGGGTAGGAAGAATTTTTGGGGATTCCTTTTCTACTCTATCAATTTCAggcatattaaaaattattttacaatgaAAACAATATACGGTAGTCTCAATCAGCGCATGACTAACTCTATACCTAAAACGTGTTTACATATCAGTATATAAGAAACTGTAGTCTACCTATATCTCGGTATCTGTATATTTAATGCTGACAGATGCATAaagaaatatgaataaaaaatcaaatgttTGTAGTGATGTATGTCTACGAATGAAAAGAGGCCACTTACTGCGACTTAGAAGTCATTTATTCCTAAactaatatatatgattttataCATCGATTTTGAATAAATgcatttgattttaatttcaaaaagtttaaaaaggTAATAATTTCCCATCCACTGAATCTCAGTATAACAGGGCAAATTGGTGTTATAGTCTTCGGATAGTTTCAATTAAATAGAATatccttgtttattttttttatattctgggTGTGTCTATTTTTTATGGATGAGTAAATGTTCCCCTAGCATTCACTACTCTAATTTTGTATACAAGTAAATTTTGTCCTTAATTTTAGGTTTCATTAGCTTTTTAGATGTCTTCAAGAATACTTCTATCCCTTTTGTATTTATATGCTGTGTATAAAGTCAGCATAAACCTTCATTTACTTTTGATAGaaaagtatattgctattaAAGTGCAATTGATGTCGCTAAAGAAGTAAATAGTAAAGTAGGTAGTTATTATCATGGTTTTGAATAAGTAAAGTAAAGCTATTATGAAAAAGATGACATACCATTGCCATATAATTCCAGTCTGGCTTTGCTTTATTATTGTGGTGCTCATCTTCCTGTTCAATATTGGCAATAATCAGGATAATTTGAATTACTTCAAATCAGGGTTACAATGATACCATTGTGTGAATAAATGTAAGGCCTATATCAGTATATTATCAAAGTGTAATTGGTGTCACTAGAGAAGTAGATTAAAAGTGGGTAGTGATGTCATAGAGATAATGATTGTGAGGAACAAAAGTGAAGCTATATAAATAGAAGACATGAAATTGCAATATTATTTCAGTCAGACTTTGCTTTATTAGTGTAGCACTAATTGTTTTTCTTAATACAGTATTACTAACAATAATTTGATAATTAAAATTACTTCAAATCAGGATTTACAATGATGCCATTGTGTAACTTGATATTCCAGAATAATATTTACCATGCCACCTGATTTCAATCCTGACTAATCCTGAGTGACCACGATAAATTGTTAGACCTTAGCCGATTCAGTGagtcatttatttttcaagtgtAATTTGCTATTTTAAATTTGTCTTTCTATGCAATTTGTATTTCATAATATCTACTGTAGGGATGCAACTATACTCATTTCACTATGAGGCTTACATTATATGTCCTGAAGTTTGGGAAGATTCCAGGGCGCCTAAGATACGGAAAACATCAATTGCCTCATCACATTTCTGAAAAGAGCAGGGCtgaatttgtcaagtttttacaaattgaattgGAGAATGAAATGTGGCTCACGAGGCCCTATCTATCAAAAGCACAAGAAGAGTATTTGCCGAATGGTACAAGGTTTACTGCCCAAGAACACAGGTGGAAGAACACTACTTCAATAGAATTGGAAGATGAGCTGAGAGAGTTTAAAAACTTGCGCTACAGAATAAATATTCCTTCTCATGTTGCTTTAGAAGACAGATGGTCATCGCTTCATATTGAGGCCAAATGGGAAAGAAATAAGGACATCACTgtgaatagatttcaaaaatatagtgAAATGGCCCAAATCAAGAGGATTCCAGATCGACTACCTAGGCCTGTGGATAAATGGAGTGAGTGGGAGCGTGTAAAGGGTGTAAAGCAAAATAAAAGTCTGGAGTGTTATAATAGTGACTCTAGTGAAACATAAATTTGCTGCCATATCTGGACATAAGACTGGGTGAGATTTTGTCATTTGCTCAtatgaaaaaatcattttacgaTCCTTCTTGACCATCAAGCCCATGCAGCAAAATAAATACCTGGCAAAGTGAGCTAAGCATCGTGAAATAGTAGCCTGGCGAGATGATATGGTACACCTTCATCatacagggttgtccaaaacgaaagGAATATTGAATCTCAGAATAATGGCtaaattgtgataaaaaataaaatatctgaatctgaattttGGCTCTCAGCAAGATGTTTCGTATTTGAGGGAAATCTTCAATCGTTTTGTCACAGCCTGacggtgtggcgcattgtgccAGGCATTAGAATACGCCCCCACCACATGAATAAGCAGTCATATCGGCTTTCCGCTTCAATGAATGAAGCACATTTATTCAGGTTTAATCTTAAGCTACtgcaaatcatttttttcatactATTAACAGTTTTGGAAGACGCTTAATGTGGAGTATCCAACAGGaaatgaacaatttaaaaaaaatctgttaAATTTTAATAGCCAGGTTGGAGATTACAGTTATTCCACTGTTCATTGTATGCAAATTCCCTTGTACACT from the Styela clava chromosome 5, kaStyClav1.hap1.2, whole genome shotgun sequence genome contains:
- the LOC120345056 gene encoding large ribosomal subunit protein mL63-like; translation: MRLTLYVLKFGKIPGRLRYGKHQLPHHISEKSRAEFVKFLQIELENEMWLTRPYLSKAQEEYLPNGTRFTAQEHRWKNTTSIELEDELREFKNLRYRINIPSHVALEDRWSSLHIEAKWERNKDITVNRFQKYSEMAQIKRIPDRLPRPVDKWSEWERVKGVKQNKSLECYNSDSSET